In Spirochaeta thermophila DSM 6578, the following proteins share a genomic window:
- a CDS encoding TolC family protein: MRLLNKRVFCVLLYAVLAVPLWPEEALVLTLEDAVSQALTHNLSIRRTRLDLESKKLIRDTVFNQFYPRITASATLSRLHEAPGTVSGLIPVPPDSPPGSGIYDYVATYEQEIPHTWNLSTNIQASLTLTFQLVGGIELAFMDYERGLETLEKARKQVERDVRKAFYQLILSREQLSIMEESLKAAEARYQQTERLFQNGLVDRQTLLSARVAWESMKPQIAQLSMAYENALLNFKMLLGMDLEHPVVLEGEITTPALSLTSIDLSRFSLDRSPEIQELVKALQMQRIQRQITASSRLPVLTFTLTADPTFQGDPFADPWFEDMDTMWKQRSGMFGITVTVPVDPWIPASQTWVNLSNQDRTLEAMELQLEEALRGTYLKVRSLLDSIRTAQENLKAHEANLELARTSYQLAEEAYGSGLKDLVAVMDAETQLRQAQFSVLSDRIQILTNLIDLSYTLNVPFETFIGGQE, translated from the coding sequence ATGAGGCTGCTCAACAAGAGAGTCTTCTGCGTACTGCTCTATGCAGTACTCGCCGTCCCCCTCTGGCCAGAGGAGGCCCTCGTCCTCACCCTCGAAGATGCGGTCTCCCAGGCGTTGACCCACAACCTCTCCATACGGAGGACCCGGCTCGACCTTGAGAGCAAAAAACTCATCAGGGATACGGTGTTCAACCAGTTCTACCCCCGCATCACGGCGAGCGCCACACTGAGCAGGCTCCACGAGGCGCCCGGCACGGTGAGCGGGCTGATCCCCGTGCCTCCGGACAGTCCCCCGGGCTCGGGTATCTATGACTACGTAGCCACTTACGAACAGGAAATCCCTCACACCTGGAACCTCTCCACGAACATCCAGGCGAGTCTCACCCTCACCTTCCAGCTCGTGGGAGGCATCGAACTCGCCTTCATGGACTACGAACGGGGTCTCGAGACCCTCGAGAAGGCCCGGAAACAGGTCGAACGCGACGTGCGCAAGGCCTTCTACCAGCTCATCCTCAGCAGGGAGCAACTCTCCATCATGGAGGAGAGCCTCAAGGCAGCCGAGGCCCGCTATCAGCAGACCGAACGACTCTTCCAGAACGGGCTCGTGGACCGCCAGACCCTCCTCTCGGCCAGGGTGGCATGGGAATCCATGAAACCTCAGATCGCCCAGCTCTCCATGGCCTACGAGAACGCCCTCCTCAACTTCAAGATGCTCCTGGGCATGGACCTGGAACATCCCGTGGTCCTGGAAGGGGAGATCACCACCCCTGCACTCTCGCTCACCTCCATCGATCTTTCCCGTTTCTCTCTCGACAGGAGTCCCGAGATCCAGGAACTCGTGAAAGCCCTCCAGATGCAGCGCATCCAGCGTCAGATCACCGCATCCTCCCGCCTCCCGGTCCTCACCTTCACCCTCACGGCCGACCCCACCTTCCAGGGCGACCCGTTCGCGGATCCCTGGTTCGAGGACATGGACACCATGTGGAAACAGCGCTCCGGGATGTTCGGCATCACCGTCACCGTACCGGTCGACCCCTGGATACCGGCCTCCCAGACATGGGTGAACCTGTCGAACCAGGACAGGACTCTCGAGGCCATGGAGCTGCAACTGGAAGAGGCCTTGCGCGGCACCTACCTCAAAGTGAGGTCCCTCCTCGACTCCATCCGGACGGCGCAGGAGAACCTCAAGGCCCACGAGGCCAACCTCGAGCTCGCCCGCACCTCGTACCAGCTCGCGGAAGAGGCGTATGGATCGGGCCTCAAGGACCTCGTGGCGGTGATGGATGCCGAGACCCAGCTCCGCCAGGCGCAGTTCTCGGTACTGTCGGACAGGATACAGATCCTCACCAACCTCATCGACCTTTCCTATACCTTGAACGTACCCTTCGAGACTTTCATAGGAGGACAGGAATGA
- a CDS encoding efflux RND transporter periplasmic adaptor subunit: protein MRRVILLTTGVLLLFSACMPKTPTPQTASQEQEPVFAVATTNAVSGSLYDYLDLSGDVEPASTVEAYADTAGKLTRLYVDVGDYVKKGQVIAEVDPSRPGMEFVPSPVRAPISGTVVSLPLHIGSTVVQSLAVARISDLADLEIVASVPERFIGRMQQGARAIVTFAAYPGETFQAVLTETSPVVDRNTRSLEIRLSFTSRDPRIKPGMFAQFKLITEERRNTVKIPEEALLSRDGNTFVFVVQRTGDEAHVERREVVPGIRISGKAEILEGLSPGEEIVVEGQSFLDDGVKVQVVKQVPPLPVEDRVE, encoded by the coding sequence ATGAGACGAGTCATACTCCTCACCACAGGCGTGCTCCTTCTTTTCTCTGCGTGCATGCCGAAGACTCCCACCCCCCAGACCGCATCCCAGGAACAGGAACCGGTCTTCGCCGTGGCCACCACCAACGCGGTCTCGGGTTCGCTCTACGACTATCTCGACCTCTCGGGCGACGTGGAACCGGCCTCCACGGTAGAGGCCTACGCCGACACCGCAGGCAAGCTCACCCGCCTCTACGTGGACGTAGGCGACTATGTGAAAAAAGGACAAGTGATCGCAGAGGTGGACCCATCCCGACCAGGCATGGAGTTCGTTCCCAGCCCTGTGCGGGCCCCCATATCGGGGACGGTGGTCTCGCTTCCTCTCCATATAGGGAGTACCGTGGTGCAGAGCCTCGCCGTGGCGAGGATATCCGATCTCGCGGACCTCGAGATCGTGGCATCCGTACCCGAACGCTTCATCGGCAGGATGCAGCAGGGTGCGCGGGCCATCGTCACCTTCGCCGCCTATCCCGGCGAGACATTCCAGGCCGTGCTCACCGAGACGAGCCCGGTAGTGGATCGGAACACGCGGTCGCTCGAGATACGGCTCTCTTTCACCTCACGAGACCCGAGGATAAAGCCCGGCATGTTCGCCCAGTTCAAGCTCATCACCGAGGAACGCCGGAACACCGTGAAGATACCCGAAGAGGCCCTCCTCTCCAGGGACGGGAACACCTTCGTGTTCGTGGTGCAACGCACCGGCGACGAGGCACACGTCGAACGGAGGGAAGTGGTACCCGGTATCCGCATCTCGGGCAAGGCGGAGATCCTGGAAGGCCTCTCCCCGGGAGAAGAGATCGTGGTGGAAGGCCAGTCCTTCCTCGACGACGGGGTGAAGGTACAGGTGGTGAAGCAGGTGCCACCCCTTCCGGTGGAAGACCGCGTGGAATAG
- a CDS encoding efflux RND transporter permease subunit, whose protein sequence is MSLTRTVVGRPTTIAIVFALLVGFGLYTITNIAIDLYPEITPPVLVVSTSYAGAGPEEVEKVITRPLESVLSNVTNLKRITSTSSEGSSMLILEFTYGTDMAEAANSVRDNLEFVKDALPEEAGTPMIFKFNPSIIPILRLTVEGNRSQEELRKLAEDYIAPRLEQTEGVAMASVSGGRIPVVRVDVHLDRLEAYGITLTQIATMLRTQNVQLAGGRITENRINYLIRTAGEFQTIEEISRAVVGYKTSQTSGGIPRVVPVLLRDVADVSMGYRSTDTMVFVNGKPSVSIAVLKQSGTNSVQVADRAKERIAQIQRDLPRDVKITITRDTTESIRAALSQVSSSALNGAILAMVVLFLFLRSVKPTLIVGLAIPISVVIALAALYFAGITLNLMTLTGLALGIGMLVDNSIVILENIFRYREKGAKPHISAILGTQEMITAITASTLTTVAVFLPIAIFQSELETIGELFADLAFTVVISLLSSLAVALLLVPVLSSHYLPLTTRKEKPLRGILKGLDGILARFFSWLEKVYGRGLSWTLRHRKTTILAIIALFILAAVQIPRVGFEYLPEQEADSVSVQVELPLGTSVEVTRGVLEQLQEIVKSEVEGYQDIMLTAGEGAFFGLGGTSTHRGSLTITLPEYSKRIDSAEVIEQKLRAHFKDFPNVSFTFSSGNQGGMGGSASPIDILVKTDDYALGKEMAYRIRDLLAQEVPEATEPRVDLQEGLPQVEVIIDRERAYALGLNVYQIGQEIEAAIDGITASRFREGGSEYDILVSLREEDKEKIRDLERIFLTDSRGNRIPLSSVASFRTSTGPTSIQREDQTRTIHVLAGLAPGATIDKVEPKIRALIAERIPQGEGVVIEFSGDYQELIEYGTKFVIILLVAVFLVFGIMASQFESFLDPFIILFTIPLSLIGIVGIYLLTGEIFSLFTAVGLVILAGIVVNNGIVLVDYTNLLRKRNLPLFDACVEAGKNRLRPVLMTTLTTVLGLTPLAFTQGEGMSLIQPIAQTVVGGLSVSTLFTLFLIPVIYSIFNQFSEKRKQRRQEREAARRAAILTNGEVQA, encoded by the coding sequence ATGTCGCTCACACGAACGGTCGTGGGAAGGCCCACCACCATCGCCATCGTCTTCGCGCTCCTCGTGGGATTCGGCCTCTATACGATCACCAACATCGCCATAGACCTGTATCCCGAAATCACCCCACCTGTGCTCGTGGTCTCCACCTCGTACGCGGGAGCGGGACCCGAGGAGGTGGAGAAGGTGATCACCCGTCCTCTCGAGAGCGTGCTCAGCAACGTGACGAACCTCAAGCGCATCACCTCCACCTCGAGCGAAGGCTCGAGCATGTTGATCCTCGAGTTCACCTACGGCACCGACATGGCCGAGGCTGCCAACTCGGTGAGGGACAACCTGGAGTTCGTGAAGGACGCCCTCCCCGAGGAGGCGGGCACGCCCATGATCTTCAAGTTCAATCCCTCCATCATCCCCATCCTCAGGCTCACGGTGGAAGGGAATCGCAGTCAGGAGGAGCTCCGGAAACTCGCCGAGGATTACATCGCCCCACGGCTCGAACAGACCGAAGGGGTGGCCATGGCGAGTGTGAGCGGGGGGCGTATCCCCGTAGTGCGGGTGGACGTGCACCTCGACAGGCTCGAGGCCTACGGGATCACCCTCACCCAGATCGCCACCATGCTCAGGACCCAGAACGTCCAGCTCGCCGGAGGAAGGATCACGGAGAACAGGATCAACTACCTCATCCGTACCGCGGGTGAGTTCCAGACCATCGAGGAGATCTCCCGAGCCGTGGTGGGCTACAAGACCAGCCAGACCTCGGGAGGGATACCCCGCGTGGTACCGGTGCTCCTCCGCGACGTGGCGGACGTGTCCATGGGCTACCGAAGTACCGACACCATGGTCTTCGTGAACGGAAAACCGAGCGTCTCCATCGCCGTGCTCAAGCAGAGCGGTACCAACTCGGTACAGGTGGCCGACAGGGCCAAGGAGCGCATCGCCCAGATCCAGCGGGATCTCCCCCGGGACGTGAAGATCACGATCACCCGCGACACCACCGAGAGCATCAGGGCGGCCCTGAGCCAGGTCTCCTCCTCGGCCCTCAACGGGGCCATCCTCGCCATGGTCGTGCTCTTCCTCTTCCTTCGAAGTGTGAAACCCACACTCATCGTGGGGCTCGCCATTCCCATCTCCGTGGTGATCGCCCTCGCGGCCCTCTACTTCGCCGGGATCACCCTCAACCTCATGACCCTCACCGGCCTCGCACTGGGAATAGGGATGCTCGTCGACAACTCGATCGTGATCCTGGAGAACATCTTCCGCTACCGTGAGAAGGGGGCCAAGCCCCACATCTCGGCCATCCTCGGCACCCAGGAGATGATCACCGCCATCACGGCCTCCACCCTCACCACGGTGGCGGTCTTCCTGCCGATCGCCATCTTCCAGAGCGAGCTCGAGACCATAGGAGAGCTCTTCGCGGATCTCGCATTCACCGTGGTGATCTCGCTCCTCTCCTCGCTCGCGGTGGCCCTCCTCCTGGTGCCGGTACTCTCGAGCCACTACCTTCCACTCACCACGAGGAAGGAGAAACCGCTCCGGGGCATCCTCAAGGGCCTGGACGGGATCCTCGCACGCTTCTTCTCCTGGCTCGAGAAGGTCTACGGCAGGGGACTCTCCTGGACCCTCCGGCACAGGAAGACGACGATCCTCGCCATCATCGCGCTCTTCATCCTCGCCGCAGTCCAGATCCCGAGGGTGGGCTTTGAATACCTCCCGGAACAGGAGGCGGACAGCGTGAGCGTGCAGGTGGAGCTTCCGCTCGGGACCTCGGTGGAAGTGACCCGCGGGGTGCTCGAGCAGCTCCAGGAAATAGTGAAATCCGAAGTGGAAGGCTACCAGGACATCATGCTCACGGCCGGTGAAGGCGCCTTCTTCGGACTGGGAGGCACGAGCACGCACCGGGGGAGTCTCACCATCACGCTCCCCGAATACAGCAAGCGAATCGACTCCGCCGAGGTGATCGAACAGAAGCTGCGCGCCCACTTCAAGGACTTTCCGAATGTCTCGTTCACCTTCTCATCGGGGAATCAGGGAGGCATGGGTGGGTCCGCCTCTCCCATCGATATCCTGGTGAAAACAGACGACTATGCCTTGGGCAAGGAAATGGCCTACCGGATACGAGATCTCCTCGCACAAGAGGTGCCCGAGGCCACCGAGCCACGGGTCGACCTCCAGGAAGGGCTCCCTCAGGTGGAGGTGATCATCGACCGCGAGCGGGCATATGCCCTGGGGCTCAACGTCTACCAGATTGGCCAGGAGATAGAGGCGGCCATCGACGGGATCACGGCCTCCAGGTTCAGGGAAGGGGGATCCGAGTACGACATCCTCGTCTCCCTCAGGGAAGAGGACAAGGAAAAGATCAGGGACCTCGAGCGGATCTTCCTCACCGACAGCAGGGGCAACCGGATCCCGCTCTCCAGCGTGGCGAGTTTCAGGACATCCACGGGGCCCACGAGCATACAGCGTGAGGACCAGACGCGCACCATTCACGTGCTCGCAGGCCTGGCTCCCGGGGCTACGATCGACAAGGTGGAACCCAAGATCCGCGCGCTCATCGCCGAGCGTATCCCCCAGGGCGAGGGGGTGGTGATCGAGTTCTCCGGAGACTACCAGGAGCTCATCGAATACGGGACCAAGTTCGTGATCATCCTCCTCGTGGCTGTCTTCCTCGTCTTCGGAATCATGGCGAGCCAGTTCGAGTCGTTCCTGGATCCGTTCATCATCCTCTTCACCATACCTCTGTCGCTCATCGGTATCGTGGGGATCTATCTCCTCACAGGTGAGATCTTCAGTCTCTTCACCGCGGTGGGACTCGTGATCCTCGCAGGGATCGTGGTCAACAACGGGATCGTGCTGGTGGACTACACCAACCTCCTGAGGAAGCGGAACCTTCCCCTCTTCGATGCGTGCGTTGAGGCGGGGAAGAACAGACTCAGGCCGGTGCTCATGACCACCCTCACCACGGTCCTGGGTCTCACCCCCCTCGCCTTCACCCAGGGTGAGGGGATGAGTCTCATCCAGCCCATCGCCCAGACCGTGGTCGGCGGACTCTCGGTCTCCACCCTCTTCACCCTCTTCCTCATCCCGGTGATCTACTCGATCTTCAACCAATTCTCGGAAAAGAGGAAGCAGCGGCGTCAGGAGCGCGAGGCGGCACGCAGAGCGGCCATCCTTACCAACGGGGAGGTACAGGCATGA
- a CDS encoding PG0541 family transporter-associated protein, with protein sequence MRRIEIIANHSVEEDLFDLFEERGIGAHYTLIPQVQGAGSSGPRKGDHIWPETNFVLIIYAGEEETAKIREAVADLKRLFPNEGIKLFEMPCTFEE encoded by the coding sequence ATGAGACGCATAGAGATCATCGCAAACCACTCGGTGGAAGAGGATCTCTTCGACCTGTTCGAAGAACGGGGGATAGGAGCGCACTATACCCTCATCCCGCAGGTGCAGGGTGCGGGGAGCTCAGGGCCTCGAAAGGGCGACCACATCTGGCCCGAGACGAACTTCGTGCTCATCATCTACGCGGGTGAGGAGGAGACTGCGAAGATCAGGGAGGCGGTGGCGGATCTTAAGAGGCTCTTCCCCAACGAGGGTATCAAGCTCTTCGAGATGCCATGTACGTTTGAAGAGTGA
- a CDS encoding peptidase U32 family protein, which translates to MSTPGRGPEILAPAGSFAAGIHALEAGADALYVGLTRFSARAFAHNVEMEELSRLLGAAHGRGARLYVTLNTVIVDEELPEVARVLEVLALMGVDGIIVQDLGVVYLARTYVPGLEVHASTQMGIHSPDGARVLRDLGVRRAILARELALEEIAGIVEEVPELDYEVFVHGAMCYSISGMCLASGLLLGRSGNRGVCAQVCRTWQEGPRGEGYYFSMRDLAAGERVRELAGVGVRAFKIEGRMKSPEYVRAAVRWYRALLEGRGAEGMEEEVRAAFARPWCTGHLDGHEGLVEEGYPGHVGVQAGVVVESGDGWVEVALEREVGVRDGVGVVLEGRGVRKEGVWWGVERLEVGGRARTTARSGECARIPAPRPVPAGTPLRLVARHDATLPTPSPTAFPASPLHIPLALTLTPSTLTLTATLPFRTHTRTYPITLAPARTPHTTLTLIHTLLSSYAPPHHIPFSSSLTITSDPSLTLPLTHIFIPASELKVIRREFFSSLHDLLTHPVPLHLDPSTLPTPPPRRLLSPGGPLPFPTRFSTLTPSQLASLTLPDLPTPLLALPLPPTSFPEQEGLSELLALIERFPAYHFLIGLNNPAHILWARTLHQHHPDRTFFFIDYLLYCSNRATLTLLTHHIPHLLFAYPWIEDPRDQPLYQDILPPIFISRVRHTPTDMTLTQNHRTLTLLYRDGITYTIASPLEKQEPL; encoded by the coding sequence ATGAGCACACCCGGGAGAGGTCCTGAGATCCTGGCCCCTGCGGGGAGCTTTGCTGCGGGTATCCATGCCCTCGAGGCAGGGGCGGATGCCCTCTACGTGGGGCTCACCCGGTTTTCGGCCCGGGCCTTTGCGCACAATGTGGAGATGGAGGAGCTCTCCCGTCTCCTGGGGGCGGCGCACGGGCGGGGGGCCCGTCTGTACGTGACGCTCAACACGGTGATCGTGGACGAGGAGCTCCCCGAGGTAGCCCGGGTGCTCGAGGTCCTCGCCCTCATGGGGGTCGATGGGATCATCGTCCAGGACCTGGGGGTGGTGTACCTGGCACGCACGTATGTGCCCGGCCTCGAGGTGCACGCTTCCACCCAGATGGGGATCCACAGCCCGGATGGGGCGAGGGTCCTGAGGGATCTGGGGGTGCGTCGGGCGATCCTGGCGCGGGAGCTAGCGCTGGAAGAGATCGCCGGGATCGTGGAGGAGGTGCCCGAGCTTGACTACGAGGTGTTTGTGCACGGCGCGATGTGCTACAGCATCTCGGGGATGTGCCTGGCGTCGGGCCTGCTCCTGGGCCGGTCGGGGAACAGGGGGGTGTGCGCCCAGGTGTGCCGGACGTGGCAGGAGGGGCCCCGGGGAGAGGGGTACTACTTCTCGATGCGCGACCTCGCGGCGGGGGAGCGGGTGCGGGAGCTGGCCGGGGTGGGAGTGAGGGCCTTCAAGATAGAGGGGAGAATGAAGAGCCCCGAGTATGTGCGCGCCGCAGTACGGTGGTATCGCGCCCTGCTCGAGGGGAGAGGGGCGGAGGGGATGGAGGAGGAGGTGCGGGCAGCGTTCGCACGGCCGTGGTGCACGGGACACCTCGATGGGCACGAAGGGCTGGTGGAGGAGGGGTACCCGGGGCACGTGGGGGTACAGGCAGGGGTGGTGGTGGAGAGCGGGGATGGGTGGGTTGAGGTGGCGCTGGAGCGGGAAGTGGGAGTGAGGGATGGGGTGGGGGTCGTGCTGGAGGGGAGGGGGGTGCGGAAGGAAGGGGTGTGGTGGGGGGTGGAGCGCCTGGAGGTGGGTGGGAGGGCCCGAACGACGGCCCGCTCCGGCGAGTGCGCCCGTATCCCGGCGCCGCGCCCGGTGCCGGCGGGGACCCCGCTCCGCCTCGTCGCCCGCCACGACGCCACCCTCCCCACCCCCTCCCCCACCGCCTTCCCCGCCTCCCCCCTCCACATCCCCCTCGCCCTCACCCTCACCCCCTCCACCCTCACCCTCACCGCCACCCTCCCCTTTCGCACCCACACCCGCACCTACCCCATCACCCTCGCCCCCGCCCGCACCCCGCACACCACCCTCACCCTCATCCACACCCTCCTCTCCTCCTACGCACCCCCCCACCACATCCCCTTCTCTTCCAGCCTCACCATCACTTCCGACCCCTCACTCACCCTCCCCCTCACCCACATCTTCATCCCCGCATCAGAACTCAAAGTCATCCGCAGGGAATTCTTCTCCTCGCTTCACGACCTCCTCACACACCCCGTCCCCCTCCACCTCGACCCATCCACCCTCCCCACCCCTCCCCCCCGCCGTCTCCTCTCCCCCGGAGGCCCCCTCCCCTTTCCCACCCGCTTCTCCACCCTCACCCCCTCCCAACTCGCCTCCCTCACCCTCCCCGACCTCCCCACCCCTCTCCTCGCACTCCCCCTTCCCCCCACCTCCTTCCCCGAGCAGGAAGGCCTCTCCGAACTCCTCGCCCTTATCGAACGCTTTCCTGCATACCACTTCCTCATCGGCCTCAACAACCCTGCACACATCCTCTGGGCCCGCACCCTCCATCAGCACCACCCCGACCGCACCTTTTTCTTCATCGACTACCTCCTCTATTGCAGCAACCGCGCCACCCTCACCCTCCTCACCCACCACATCCCCCATCTCCTCTTCGCCTATCCCTGGATCGAAGACCCGCGCGACCAGCCCCTCTACCAGGACATCCTCCCCCCCATCTTCATCTCCCGCGTCCGCCACACCCCCACCGACATGACCCTCACCCAGAATCACCGCACCCTCACCCTCCTGTACAGAGACGGCATCACCTACACCATCGCCTCTCCCCTCGAGAAACAGGAACCCCTATGA
- a CDS encoding alpha/beta hydrolase translates to MNRALFPLIAIILLTSCATINPTHDETLPLRITLSRLLPPLTPLSTPPKEGPLADYARTTLTPEEYPDLTYLLGTIPAGPHTLCVHLFHRHTHSRGTVLVLHGYATDSSLYGALARTLIEEGWDVVLVDLPGHGLSTGERGAAWPDFSIYGDIVQHTLNALSPYLHPPLAAIGHSTGALALIDHSLRYPSPFFRLILFAPLIHTRAYSLLSTIHTLTTPFIRQVRALSHTPLGLRIFPLSWFERLKTWEARTRSVPRIPTPPTLLILAGGDTVVDNEYNRTFLQERLPILYTALVPTADHFELDSGSPDPEVLSLITSFLGRGPAPTSAPCTLCTTRPPLQPLKTKRGQHTPTPSGSTTSIGHL, encoded by the coding sequence ATGAACAGAGCCCTCTTCCCCCTCATCGCCATCATCCTCCTCACCTCCTGTGCCACCATCAACCCCACCCATGACGAAACCCTCCCCCTCAGGATCACCCTCTCCCGCCTCCTCCCTCCCCTGACCCCCCTCTCCACCCCCCCAAAAGAAGGTCCTCTCGCAGACTACGCCCGCACCACCCTCACCCCGGAAGAATACCCAGACCTCACCTACCTCCTCGGCACCATCCCTGCGGGCCCCCACACCCTCTGCGTCCACCTCTTCCATCGCCACACACACAGCCGTGGCACAGTCCTCGTGCTCCACGGCTACGCCACCGATTCCTCGCTCTACGGAGCCCTCGCACGCACTCTCATCGAAGAGGGGTGGGACGTGGTCCTCGTGGACCTCCCGGGTCACGGTCTCTCCACGGGAGAACGAGGAGCGGCCTGGCCCGACTTTTCGATCTACGGCGACATCGTGCAACACACCCTCAACGCCCTCTCCCCCTACCTCCACCCCCCCCTCGCAGCCATAGGCCACAGTACCGGTGCCCTCGCCCTCATCGACCACTCCCTCCGCTACCCCTCCCCCTTCTTCCGACTCATCCTCTTCGCCCCACTCATCCATACCAGGGCATACTCCCTCCTCTCCACCATCCACACCCTCACCACCCCCTTCATCCGACAAGTCCGGGCCCTCTCTCATACCCCACTCGGCCTCCGTATCTTCCCCCTCTCCTGGTTCGAAAGGCTCAAGACATGGGAAGCGAGAACCCGCAGCGTCCCCCGCATCCCCACCCCCCCCACTCTCCTCATCCTCGCAGGCGGGGACACCGTAGTCGACAACGAGTACAACCGCACTTTCCTTCAGGAACGACTCCCCATCCTCTACACCGCCCTGGTACCCACCGCCGACCACTTCGAACTCGATTCCGGCTCCCCCGACCCCGAAGTCCTCTCCCTCATCACCAGTTTCCTGGGGAGGGGGCCGGCCCCCACCTCAGCCCCCTGCACCCTCTGCACCACACGTCCACCCCTCCAGCCATTGAAGACGAAGCGGGGACAGCACACTCCCACACCCTCGGGATCCACGACGTCCATCGGACATCTGTGA
- a CDS encoding SAM-dependent methyltransferase, with protein MKWDDDYYTRKARREGYPARSVYKLMEIQRKYRVVSRGDRVLDLGAAPGSWSKYLLSCVGEKGLVVAVDLLPLVIGSHERLVFYQGDFTSDEVQERIDVHAPFQVIVSDAAPSTSGNRGLDTARSEALVERILSLAGRWLVPGGNLVAKLFQGSGAQEIFRAVREGWERAYFFRPQATRRQSFEVFVVGVGKRS; from the coding sequence ATGAAGTGGGACGACGACTACTATACCAGGAAGGCGAGAAGGGAGGGGTATCCGGCCCGTTCGGTCTACAAACTCATGGAGATCCAGAGGAAGTACAGAGTCGTCTCGAGAGGGGACAGGGTCCTGGATCTGGGAGCCGCGCCGGGGAGCTGGAGCAAGTATCTCCTCTCGTGTGTGGGGGAGAAGGGGCTCGTGGTGGCGGTGGACCTCCTCCCTCTCGTGATCGGTTCCCACGAGAGGCTCGTCTTCTACCAGGGTGATTTCACGTCCGATGAGGTGCAGGAGAGGATCGATGTCCACGCTCCGTTCCAGGTAATCGTGAGCGATGCCGCGCCCTCGACGAGTGGTAACAGGGGGCTCGATACGGCCCGGTCCGAGGCCCTGGTGGAGCGGATCCTCTCCCTGGCCGGACGCTGGCTTGTCCCGGGGGGCAATCTGGTGGCGAAGCTCTTCCAGGGGAGTGGTGCCCAGGAGATTTTCAGGGCCGTGCGTGAGGGGTGGGAGAGGGCTTATTTCTTCAGGCCGCAGGCGACGAGGAGACAGTCCTTCGAGGTGTTCGTGGTAGGGGTGGGGAAGCGTTCATAG
- a CDS encoding rhomboid family intramembrane serine protease gives MNLLSHLRKPFRYEFLNVTLYLIGANLLVFFLTYLNRGLLYYMALNPLYLLKGGMVWQLVSYMFAHASFNHILFNMLGLFFFGLQVEREMGSREFLLFYFFTGIFAGLVSLLVYWLSGAYGVFLLGASGVVYGVLLAFATFYPRARIFLFGIFPVPAPYLVIGYTAIELLAQFGAQDNVAHLTHLAGFAGAYLYLVLRLGISPFRVFRNEYFS, from the coding sequence ATGAATCTCCTCTCACACCTCAGGAAACCCTTCCGGTACGAGTTCCTCAACGTCACGCTCTACCTCATAGGGGCCAACCTCCTCGTCTTCTTCCTCACCTACCTCAACCGGGGCCTCCTCTACTACATGGCCCTCAACCCGCTCTACCTCCTGAAGGGCGGCATGGTATGGCAACTCGTGTCCTACATGTTCGCCCATGCCTCGTTCAACCACATCCTCTTCAATATGCTGGGCCTCTTCTTCTTCGGGCTCCAGGTGGAACGGGAAATGGGGAGCCGGGAGTTCCTCCTCTTCTACTTCTTCACCGGCATCTTCGCCGGCCTGGTCTCCCTCCTGGTCTACTGGCTCAGCGGGGCCTACGGCGTCTTCCTGCTGGGAGCGTCCGGCGTGGTCTACGGCGTGCTCCTCGCCTTCGCCACCTTCTATCCACGCGCCCGCATCTTCCTCTTCGGGATCTTCCCCGTACCGGCGCCCTACCTCGTCATAGGCTACACCGCGATCGAGCTCCTCGCCCAGTTCGGGGCCCAGGACAACGTGGCGCACCTCACCCACCTCGCCGGATTCGCCGGGGCCTACCTCTACCTGGTGCTCAGACTGGGGATAAGCCCCTTCAGGGTGTTCAGGAATGAGTACTTCTCGTAG